From a region of the Roseivirga sp. 4D4 genome:
- a CDS encoding HYR domain-containing protein has translation MTDTNGNTSTATATITVTDNIAPTVVTQDVTIALDENGEASITIPQIDNGSNDNCSITLSLDRLNFNCDDLGTNTVTLTGVDVSGNSTSATATVTVTDIAAPVVTVQDAIINIDADGTAQLTTDLIEISSADNCGIATKVLSRTSFDCTELGVHTVSYTVTDNAGNTTTKTVNVTVQDITAPTVIAQNLTVSLDQNGQAVITSSQVDNGSSDNCNITLSLDQTSFDCSNLGPNTITLTGTDNAGNTTSATATVTIVDDIAPSVTTQNVTLNLDANGSASLSTEVVEVSESTDNCGIVSKVLSQTTFDCTDVGTNLVTYTVTDGAGNTTTQTITVTIVDNITPTVIAKDISLVLDQNGLASITVSQIDNGSSDNCDLTLSLDKLNFDCNDLGTNTVTLTGVDASGNTASATATITVIDNAAPIVTVQDATINIDANGTAQLTTDLIEVSSTDNCGIAAKVLSRTSFDCNDLGVHAVTYTVSDNAGNITTKTVNVTVQDVTAPTVIAQDVTVILDENGAASISIPQIDNGSSDNCNLTLSLDKLTFDCDDLGTNTVTLTGTDNSGNTASATATVTIIDNIAPTAIAQNLEISIDENGQASITADQINNGSTDNCGIASITISQTDFDCSNIGEVTITLTVTDNAGNISTATSTVTIVDNAAPSITAQPATVSLDENGVGSITPSDVVAGVTTQRGVKHYGGSSSHAIWLSKYTPDNQVGKFHFLQDEGSLAEQADGTATITGTLVNINDENDSWAVQLNLIDRKSWNEWSALGRSWKGNTSNVGDNYLDWNFYIMDTNPSNPSTLTGLGNNAGKTKTLAHAPANYNYGFQIGEAANDKDKGLGFSGWFTYQNDQGNTVQGDFNLDITSTTYTVGDGPCATAEVTISTEDFTCADLGQQTVTITATDNQGNTVTETTTVTVVDEIAPIVLVQNLTVSLDQNGQAVITTSQVDNGSTDNCNITLSLDQTSFDCSNLGPNTVTLTGTDNAGNTTSTTAIVTIVDDISPNAITQNLTVYLDEHGSASISASQINNGSTDNCGVASVSVDKANFDCSHLGENIVTLTVTDISGNTSTAVATVTVIDNIAPEITGIPSNIVYNETDTDCGQAITWTAPDATDNCNLTLTSTHAPGDVFPVGTTTVTYTATDGSGNSVDASFDVTVVALPIAITLDPEVYNDEEGYNITCNGGSDGIINATVEGGCAPYTYSWSNGSSETSINNLEAGNYTLTITDANGAQASQTIELSEPDPLTIETNVSPALPGGEAGVVNTIYLGYGEQSVTLSAAASGGNSEYTYEWSSDGDISCINDNSATVAPKITTNYTVKVTDANGCITERTFTIYVIDIRCEGGVVSENPGGDNGGGNDNPGGDDDGGNDNGGGSDNDDDNNGDSDDDDDDNDDNGENDDITICQCEGKMQNFTVTYNGPSGVTIRAYKKNGRSQIKKFTNVKNGDQITVNGFDKKGRLDSKTYLRIGSKYYKIHTSCSESIIGKSYGPFKVDAYTDGEGAVCMAGIGNGDIDNGDDDDNGDDDDDNKGDDDDDDDDDKKKDDDDDDKGEDDDDDDNQPKFDDDDNGLSAFTDDNNISRSTYYGGQGNVNQGCDCEGGMKEITVVYNGTSGTWIKAYNRWGNVKLGEYKYVQKGQTLVINGYGSSGLLDYKTYLKVGAYLYKIYTSCYIDIVGRSYGPFTVTGFKDKKDNTCSINDTPDDVEVESTCDATSYSNNGHALWLSQYSSQGSARYMFENGFGTLSHLEDGTATVTGSVYNKNDPNDKWDIEFYLDEGKTWNEWSALGRSYKDEQGIAGSAYQDWTYHVLDVNKVNRLVGKGSNAGRQKIVSHMPSNYQFGFQIGNKANNKNANYGISGWFYYKNDYGHWVQGDINMDLSNCDSDGSDNPGDCDLDLISWNGNVTLCYQGESICVSQEEAATLIADGAKLGSCAVILPSARAPKGVIVTDTDVPVSSVSIEVNAYPNPTRDRTTINVTSSVAGPASINVYNSQGHLVGKLFEGDTEADRTYSFEFDGTNLVSGLYMIRVNTAGMVETKKLIIKH, from the coding sequence GTGACCGATACCAATGGTAACACGAGTACTGCTACTGCAACCATTACAGTAACCGATAACATCGCTCCTACTGTGGTCACTCAGGATGTCACCATAGCATTGGATGAGAATGGAGAAGCTTCAATCACAATTCCTCAGATTGACAATGGCTCTAATGACAACTGCAGCATTACATTAAGTCTTGACCGACTCAACTTCAATTGTGATGACCTTGGAACCAACACGGTCACACTAACAGGTGTTGATGTAAGTGGAAACAGTACTTCGGCCACGGCAACAGTAACTGTTACCGACATTGCAGCACCAGTGGTCACTGTTCAAGATGCCATCATTAACATAGATGCTGACGGAACAGCTCAACTGACAACAGACCTAATAGAAATATCTAGCGCTGACAACTGCGGTATAGCAACCAAAGTTCTAAGCAGAACATCATTTGACTGCACAGAACTAGGAGTGCACACTGTATCGTATACTGTTACTGATAATGCTGGGAATACAACTACAAAAACGGTCAATGTAACTGTTCAGGACATTACCGCTCCTACCGTTATTGCTCAAAACTTAACTGTATCGCTAGACCAAAATGGTCAAGCAGTCATCACCTCAAGTCAGGTAGACAATGGATCAAGCGATAATTGCAACATTACATTAAGTCTTGATCAAACAAGTTTTGATTGCTCAAACCTTGGGCCGAATACTATCACACTCACTGGTACTGATAATGCTGGAAATACTACATCAGCAACTGCCACAGTTACCATCGTTGACGACATAGCACCTTCGGTTACAACTCAAAACGTCACCTTGAACCTGGATGCAAATGGATCAGCAAGTTTAAGCACTGAGGTAGTCGAAGTATCCGAAAGCACTGATAATTGTGGAATAGTGTCTAAGGTCTTGAGCCAAACTACATTTGACTGCACTGATGTTGGTACCAATCTTGTCACATACACGGTCACTGACGGTGCTGGGAATACCACCACTCAGACGATTACCGTAACAATCGTAGATAATATTACACCTACAGTCATCGCTAAAGATATAAGTCTTGTCCTAGATCAAAATGGGTTAGCATCTATCACTGTTTCTCAAATTGACAATGGTTCTAGTGACAACTGTGACCTCACACTAAGCCTAGACAAGCTCAACTTCGATTGCAACGATTTAGGTACTAATACTGTAACATTGACTGGAGTTGATGCTAGCGGAAACACAGCCTCAGCCACTGCCACTATAACTGTTATTGACAATGCAGCACCAATAGTAACTGTACAAGACGCTACCATTAACATAGATGCCAATGGCACAGCTCAATTGACAACTGACCTAATTGAAGTATCTAGTACTGACAACTGTGGTATAGCAGCTAAAGTACTCAGTAGAACATCATTCGACTGCAATGACTTGGGAGTTCATGCCGTTACCTACACAGTCTCTGATAACGCTGGAAATATCACTACAAAGACAGTCAATGTAACGGTTCAGGATGTTACTGCTCCAACAGTTATAGCGCAAGATGTAACAGTTATACTGGATGAAAATGGTGCTGCTTCAATCAGCATCCCTCAGATAGACAATGGATCAAGCGATAATTGCAACCTCACTTTGAGCCTTGATAAGCTTACCTTCGATTGTGACGATCTAGGAACTAACACTGTAACCCTTACTGGTACTGACAACTCAGGAAATACTGCGTCTGCAACAGCAACTGTTACCATAATCGATAACATTGCTCCTACTGCGATAGCTCAGAACTTAGAAATCTCCATCGATGAGAATGGACAAGCTAGCATCACTGCGGATCAGATTAATAATGGTAGTACAGACAACTGTGGTATTGCAAGCATTACCATCAGCCAAACTGACTTTGACTGCAGTAACATTGGGGAGGTCACCATTACACTTACTGTTACTGATAATGCTGGTAATATTTCTACGGCTACTTCAACAGTAACCATTGTAGACAATGCCGCACCTTCAATCACTGCTCAGCCTGCTACGGTGAGCTTAGATGAAAATGGTGTTGGTTCAATTACTCCAAGCGATGTAGTGGCTGGAGTAACAACTCAGCGTGGTGTCAAGCATTATGGAGGAAGCTCTTCTCATGCCATATGGCTAAGTAAGTACACGCCTGATAATCAAGTGGGTAAATTCCACTTCCTACAGGACGAAGGATCGCTGGCCGAACAGGCGGATGGTACTGCTACCATTACTGGTACACTTGTTAACATTAATGATGAGAACGACAGCTGGGCAGTTCAACTTAACCTGATCGATAGAAAATCATGGAATGAATGGTCTGCTTTAGGTAGATCGTGGAAAGGAAATACCAGCAATGTTGGAGATAACTACTTGGATTGGAACTTCTATATCATGGATACTAATCCTTCCAACCCTTCTACACTAACAGGACTTGGTAACAATGCAGGCAAAACAAAAACACTAGCGCATGCTCCTGCTAATTACAACTATGGATTCCAGATAGGTGAAGCAGCTAATGACAAAGACAAAGGCCTTGGCTTCTCAGGATGGTTTACTTATCAGAACGATCAAGGTAATACTGTTCAGGGCGACTTTAATTTAGACATCACTAGTACTACCTACACAGTAGGTGATGGACCATGTGCTACTGCAGAAGTAACCATCTCTACAGAAGACTTTACTTGTGCTGATTTAGGTCAACAAACCGTAACCATTACAGCAACTGATAACCAAGGTAATACGGTAACAGAAACAACCACTGTGACTGTCGTTGATGAGATCGCTCCTATCGTTCTTGTTCAAAACCTAACTGTATCGCTAGATCAAAATGGTCAGGCAGTCATCACAACCAGCCAGGTGGATAATGGATCAACCGATAACTGTAACATTACATTAAGCCTAGATCAGACAAGTTTTGATTGCTCAAACCTTGGACCGAATACTGTCACACTCACCGGTACTGACAACGCAGGAAATACTACATCAACTACAGCTATTGTTACCATAGTTGATGATATCTCTCCTAATGCCATCACACAGAACTTGACTGTTTATTTAGATGAGCATGGATCAGCAAGTATTTCGGCAAGTCAAATTAATAATGGTAGCACTGACAACTGCGGTGTTGCGAGTGTCTCAGTTGACAAAGCTAATTTCGATTGCAGCCACCTTGGAGAGAACATTGTCACGCTAACCGTTACTGACATCAGTGGGAATACCTCAACAGCGGTGGCAACAGTGACTGTAATTGATAACATTGCTCCGGAGATTACTGGAATTCCTTCTAACATTGTATATAATGAAACGGATACGGACTGTGGCCAGGCTATCACTTGGACTGCACCTGATGCTACTGATAACTGCAATCTCACGCTGACAAGTACACACGCTCCTGGTGATGTCTTCCCAGTTGGAACTACAACCGTAACCTATACCGCTACGGATGGCAGTGGTAATTCCGTTGATGCATCATTTGATGTTACAGTGGTGGCTTTACCAATTGCTATCACGCTTGATCCTGAAGTATACAACGATGAAGAAGGATATAATATCACCTGTAATGGTGGCAGCGATGGTATCATCAATGCTACAGTAGAAGGTGGATGTGCACCGTACACTTATAGTTGGAGCAACGGATCTTCTGAAACTTCGATCAACAACTTAGAAGCAGGTAACTATACATTAACAATCACAGATGCCAATGGTGCCCAAGCTTCTCAGACAATCGAATTGTCTGAACCAGATCCATTGACAATTGAAACCAATGTATCACCAGCATTGCCTGGTGGTGAAGCGGGGGTTGTCAATACGATATACCTGGGTTATGGAGAGCAATCTGTCACTTTAAGCGCGGCTGCCTCTGGTGGTAATAGTGAATACACTTATGAGTGGTCTTCTGACGGAGACATCTCGTGTATTAACGATAATAGTGCGACAGTAGCCCCTAAGATTACCACTAACTATACTGTCAAAGTTACTGATGCTAATGGATGCATCACTGAACGTACCTTCACCATTTATGTCATTGATATACGTTGTGAGGGGGGAGTTGTCTCAGAAAACCCTGGTGGAGACAATGGGGGCGGAAATGATAATCCAGGTGGAGATGACGATGGAGGAAACGATAACGGTGGCGGAAGTGACAATGATGACGATAACAATGGGGACAGCGATGATGATGACGATGACAACGATGACAATGGAGAAAATGACGACATAACGATATGTCAGTGTGAAGGCAAAATGCAGAACTTCACGGTAACCTATAATGGCCCATCAGGTGTTACTATTAGAGCCTATAAGAAAAATGGCAGAAGCCAAATAAAGAAGTTCACTAATGTCAAAAATGGCGATCAGATTACAGTAAACGGCTTTGACAAAAAGGGGAGATTAGATTCGAAGACCTATCTCAGAATTGGATCAAAATATTACAAAATCCATACTTCCTGCTCCGAAAGCATAATAGGAAAGTCCTATGGACCATTTAAAGTGGACGCTTACACCGATGGAGAAGGTGCTGTGTGCATGGCGGGTATTGGAAACGGTGATATTGACAACGGAGACGATGATGATAATGGGGACGATGACGATGATAATAAGGGTGATGATGATGACGATGACGATGATGATAAGAAGAAAGACGATGATGATGATGATAAGGGCGAGGATGACGATGACGATGATAACCAACCTAAGTTTGACGATGACGATAATGGACTAAGTGCCTTTACAGATGATAATAATATCTCCAGAAGTACTTACTATGGCGGTCAAGGCAATGTAAATCAAGGCTGCGATTGCGAAGGTGGGATGAAAGAAATTACCGTTGTCTATAACGGTACTTCAGGAACATGGATCAAAGCTTATAACCGTTGGGGTAATGTCAAACTGGGTGAATATAAGTATGTACAAAAAGGTCAAACACTAGTCATTAATGGATATGGCAGCTCTGGACTGTTAGATTATAAAACCTACCTCAAGGTGGGTGCCTACTTATACAAAATTTATACGTCCTGCTATATCGATATTGTTGGACGATCTTACGGACCATTCACCGTAACAGGTTTTAAAGACAAAAAGGACAACACTTGCTCAATTAATGACACCCCAGATGATGTAGAAGTAGAATCAACATGTGATGCGACAAGCTATAGCAACAATGGACATGCACTTTGGTTAAGCCAGTATAGTTCTCAGGGTAGTGCTAGGTACATGTTTGAAAATGGCTTTGGTACGTTGAGCCATTTAGAAGATGGTACGGCCACGGTTACAGGTTCTGTCTATAATAAAAATGATCCGAATGACAAATGGGATATTGAGTTCTACTTGGACGAAGGTAAAACATGGAATGAGTGGAGCGCCTTGGGTAGAAGCTATAAAGATGAACAAGGTATTGCTGGGTCGGCCTATCAAGACTGGACCTATCATGTACTTGATGTGAACAAAGTCAACAGACTAGTCGGTAAAGGCAGCAATGCGGGCCGTCAAAAGATTGTAAGTCATATGCCTTCCAATTACCAGTTTGGTTTCCAAATCGGTAATAAAGCCAATAATAAAAATGCCAACTACGGTATTTCAGGCTGGTTCTATTATAAGAATGATTACGGGCATTGGGTACAGGGAGATATCAATATGGATCTCTCTAACTGCGACAGTGACGGTTCAGATAACCCAGGAGATTGTGATTTAGACTTAATTAGTTGGAACGGCAATGTTACCCTATGTTATCAGGGTGAATCTATTTGCGTCAGTCAGGAAGAAGCTGCAACGCTTATCGCTGATGGTGCCAAATTAGGTTCGTGTGCGGTAATTCTTCCTAGTGCCAGAGCACCAAAAGGTGTTATAGTCACTGATACCGATGTGCCTGTCAGTTCAGTAAGCATTGAAGTGAATGCATATCCAAACCCAACTCGCGACAGAACTACCATCAACGTTACATCATCGGTTGCTGGCCCTGCTTCTATCAATGTTTACAACAGCCAAGGACACTTGGTAGGAAAGCTATTTGAAGGAGATACAGAAGCGGATAGAACCTATTCATTTGAATTTGATGGTACTAATCTAGTCAGTGGGCTATATATGATCAGGGTGAACACCGCTGGTATGGTAGAAACAAAGAAATTGATAATTAAGCATTAA
- a CDS encoding co-chaperone GroES family protein, which yields MELTADNRLKKLIIVGDRLLIRPKKSPEKTESGLYLPPGVQEKEKVQTGYVIKIGPGYPIPMPTDEEDHWKGNDEKVKYVPLQAEEGDLAIFLQKGAVEIVYQGEKLFIVPQASVLMLEREEDF from the coding sequence ATGGAATTGACGGCTGACAACAGATTGAAAAAGCTCATCATAGTGGGCGATCGCTTACTCATAAGACCAAAAAAGTCACCAGAAAAAACTGAAAGCGGTCTTTATTTACCCCCTGGGGTTCAAGAGAAAGAAAAGGTTCAGACCGGTTATGTCATCAAAATTGGCCCAGGTTATCCTATCCCTATGCCCACCGATGAAGAGGATCATTGGAAAGGCAATGATGAAAAAGTTAAATATGTGCCGCTACAAGCGGAAGAAGGCGATCTGGCAATTTTCTTACAGAAGGGGGCCGTTGAAATTGTTTATCAAGGCGAAAAGCTCTTTATAGTCCCTCAAGCGTCAGTTTTGATGCTCGAACGCGAGGAAGATTTCTGA
- a CDS encoding fatty acid desaturase family protein has protein sequence MNYKSIKFSRTNQAEFISDLRKRVKTYFDSNEISVHGNFTMFSKTAAMFLMYFAPYVLMLTGVITQPWLIIVMWAIMGFGMSGIGLSVMHDANHGSYSNNKTVNKYMSYVMNLIGASSFNWKIQHNVLHHSYTNIEGVDEDIDPGILMRLSPHAKHYRLHKFQHIYGWFFYAIMTFLWLTTKDFVQLNRYKKMGLIKGQKRTYRSVLIETIFSKVAYYAYALVLPLIFIQAPWWIVVIGFLTMHIITGLWIALIFQPAHVMPNSKYPIPDNLGNMENNWAVHQLFTTTNFSPKSKLFFWYVGGLNYQIEHHLFPNICHVHYKRISKIVRETAKEYGLPYNLEPTFVSAIVSHAKMLKTLGRVETV, from the coding sequence ATGAATTACAAGAGCATTAAATTTTCTCGTACTAATCAAGCCGAATTTATAAGTGACCTACGTAAACGTGTCAAGACTTATTTCGACTCGAACGAGATATCGGTTCACGGCAACTTCACCATGTTTAGCAAAACAGCAGCCATGTTCTTAATGTACTTTGCTCCTTATGTACTAATGCTTACCGGAGTAATTACCCAACCTTGGCTAATCATTGTCATGTGGGCAATTATGGGCTTTGGAATGTCGGGAATCGGGTTATCCGTAATGCATGATGCCAACCATGGGTCTTACTCAAATAATAAAACAGTAAATAAGTACATGAGCTACGTAATGAACCTAATTGGTGCCAGCTCATTTAATTGGAAAATACAGCATAACGTATTACATCACTCCTACACCAACATAGAGGGTGTAGACGAAGATATCGACCCCGGTATTCTTATGCGTTTATCTCCGCATGCGAAGCACTACAGATTGCATAAGTTTCAGCATATATATGGCTGGTTCTTTTATGCCATTATGACCTTCTTATGGCTTACTACAAAAGACTTTGTACAACTGAATAGGTACAAAAAAATGGGACTCATAAAGGGTCAAAAGAGAACTTATAGAAGTGTGCTGATAGAAACGATTTTTTCAAAAGTCGCCTATTATGCCTATGCTCTGGTTCTTCCATTAATCTTTATCCAAGCGCCTTGGTGGATTGTTGTAATTGGCTTTTTGACCATGCATATCATCACAGGTTTGTGGATTGCTTTGATCTTCCAGCCTGCCCACGTCATGCCAAATTCGAAATACCCAATTCCAGATAACTTGGGGAATATGGAAAATAACTGGGCCGTTCATCAGCTCTTTACAACCACTAACTTCTCCCCTAAGAGCAAACTTTTCTTCTGGTACGTGGGTGGTTTGAACTACCAAATTGAACACCACTTGTTTCCGAACATTTGCCACGTTCATTATAAAAGAATCTCTAAAATCGTCAGAGAGACTGCAAAAGAATATGGTTTGCCCTATAATCTGGAACCCACCTTTGTTTCGGCCATCGTTAGCCATGCGAAAATGCTGAAGACTTTAGGTCGAGTGGAAACAGTTTAA
- a CDS encoding flavin monoamine oxidase family protein, whose product MYDVLIIGAGLSGLTTAYALREKGINYKILEARDRPGGRINTLDGPLEMGATWLGGQHTHLLQLLKQVSVEIFPQHTEGKISYEVSSFQDIQHFDFPPGQAPSYRIKGGSAKLIESLIDRIDRDTILFNAQVAEIKDNSDSVEVILNSGTALEAATVITTIPPQLLARSIQFTPPLPENKTSIMWQTHTWMGESIKYAVSYASPFWREKGLSGMGFSQTGIIQEVHDHSNFENEFFALKGFLNPDLARLDYEEREGKVISTLIRLFGNQAGEYLEYSEHLWANDPFTSVKDAIPVVPHQNNGHEILRAEAYDGKLMFSGTESSLAYPGYMDGAVFSGLNAAQRVLKKYQRAES is encoded by the coding sequence ATGTATGATGTCCTAATCATTGGTGCTGGTCTATCTGGATTAACAACTGCATACGCTTTAAGGGAAAAGGGTATTAACTATAAAATTCTGGAAGCCAGAGATCGGCCAGGCGGACGTATAAACACGCTTGACGGACCATTAGAAATGGGCGCTACATGGCTTGGAGGACAGCACACTCACCTGCTTCAATTATTGAAGCAGGTGAGTGTTGAAATATTTCCTCAACATACTGAGGGTAAAATTTCATACGAAGTATCGAGTTTTCAAGACATCCAGCATTTCGATTTCCCACCAGGTCAGGCTCCATCATATCGAATTAAAGGAGGCAGCGCGAAGCTAATCGAATCACTGATTGACAGGATTGATAGGGACACAATTCTCTTCAATGCTCAGGTCGCTGAAATTAAAGACAATAGTGACTCGGTTGAAGTAATTTTAAATTCTGGAACCGCATTGGAAGCCGCAACAGTCATTACAACTATACCCCCTCAGCTACTAGCAAGGAGCATTCAGTTCACACCTCCTCTTCCTGAAAATAAAACCTCAATTATGTGGCAGACACATACCTGGATGGGAGAATCCATTAAGTATGCTGTCAGCTACGCCTCACCTTTCTGGCGCGAAAAAGGGCTATCAGGAATGGGCTTCTCCCAGACAGGCATTATTCAAGAGGTTCATGACCACAGCAATTTTGAAAATGAATTCTTCGCATTAAAGGGTTTTCTGAATCCTGACTTGGCTCGTCTGGATTACGAAGAGAGAGAGGGGAAAGTTATAAGTACGCTTATCAGACTTTTTGGTAACCAGGCTGGTGAATATCTGGAATACTCCGAACACCTCTGGGCGAATGATCCCTTTACATCAGTCAAGGATGCAATTCCAGTAGTACCACACCAAAATAATGGTCATGAAATACTGCGAGCAGAAGCCTATGATGGAAAACTGATGTTCTCAGGAACAGAAAGCTCACTTGCTTACCCTGGCTATATGGACGGGGCTGTATTCAGTGGCTTAAACGCTGCCCAAAGAGTTTTAAAGAAATATCAACGTGCTGAAAGCTGA
- the hemB gene encoding porphobilinogen synthase, which yields MDIRPRRNRKSEAIRNLVEETQVTNNDFIFPLFLLEDPNGSIEVDSMPGIYRLGLNYMLREIESCMKLGITAFDIFPVVAESYKDKTATRSYDDDFFYQKALTKIKQEFPEAAIMTDVALDPYNSDGHDGIVKDGKILNDETLEVLGKQALSQARCGIDIIGPSDMMDGRVGYIREVLDDHGFMDVSIMSYTAKYASAFYGPFRDALDSAPKSGDKNTYQMNPANQREALIEADLDVDEGADFLMVKPALAYLDVIKLLKDNYSQPIAAYNVSGEYAMLKAAAQKGWLDYDRVMAETLLSIKRAGADIILTYHAKEFAQLSAR from the coding sequence ATGGACATCAGGCCAAGAAGAAACAGAAAATCGGAAGCAATCCGGAATTTGGTAGAAGAAACTCAAGTCACGAATAATGACTTTATCTTTCCGCTTTTCCTGCTCGAAGATCCTAACGGTAGTATAGAGGTAGACTCTATGCCAGGTATTTACCGATTGGGATTGAATTACATGCTTCGTGAAATTGAGTCATGCATGAAGTTAGGAATAACAGCCTTTGATATTTTTCCTGTAGTAGCTGAGTCATATAAGGACAAGACTGCCACAAGAAGTTATGATGATGATTTCTTCTATCAGAAAGCTTTGACAAAGATTAAACAGGAGTTTCCTGAGGCTGCGATTATGACTGACGTGGCCCTAGACCCATACAACTCCGATGGTCATGATGGCATTGTCAAGGATGGTAAGATTCTGAATGATGAAACGCTAGAAGTATTAGGTAAACAGGCACTCTCTCAGGCGCGTTGTGGAATAGATATCATCGGTCCTTCAGATATGATGGATGGCCGAGTTGGATACATCAGGGAAGTCTTAGATGATCATGGCTTTATGGATGTCTCCATTATGTCATATACTGCCAAGTATGCAAGTGCTTTTTACGGGCCCTTCCGAGATGCGCTAGATTCTGCACCGAAGAGTGGGGACAAAAATACTTACCAGATGAACCCGGCCAATCAGCGTGAGGCACTTATTGAGGCGGATCTTGATGTAGACGAAGGGGCTGATTTCTTAATGGTAAAACCAGCTTTGGCATACTTAGATGTGATTAAGCTATTGAAAGACAATTATTCTCAGCCTATTGCTGCATACAATGTCAGCGGAGAGTATGCCATGCTCAAGGCAGCAGCCCAGAAAGGCTGGTTGGACTATGATCGGGTAATGGCAGAAACCCTACTGAGTATAAAGCGTGCAGGTGCAGATATTATTCTTACCTATCATGCAAAAGAATTCGCTCAGCTTTCAGCACGTTGA
- a CDS encoding DUF4870 domain-containing protein — translation MTIKERPWVLGAHIGTLLGYTVVLGSFLVPLFIWLSKKDESELIEKHAKASLNFQISMALYTIIAGFGIFLLIGIPFLVILPIVNFVCVILATIDADKGKLFNYPLCINFVK, via the coding sequence ATGACTATTAAAGAAAGACCATGGGTTTTGGGCGCACACATTGGAACCCTGTTGGGTTATACGGTAGTGTTGGGTAGCTTCCTGGTGCCTTTGTTTATCTGGCTATCAAAAAAGGACGAGTCTGAGCTCATTGAAAAACATGCCAAAGCTTCGTTGAACTTTCAGATTTCAATGGCCCTATATACTATAATAGCCGGGTTCGGAATTTTCTTATTGATAGGAATTCCATTTTTGGTGATCTTACCTATTGTCAACTTTGTTTGTGTGATCTTGGCCACTATAGATGCAGATAAAGGGAAGCTATTTAATTATCCTTTATGCATTAACTTTGTCAAGTAA
- a CDS encoding helix-turn-helix domain-containing protein — protein MAIIINLDVMLAKRKMQSKELAEIVGITLANLSILKTGKAKAVRFSTLEAICEALDCQPGDILEFKTDEE, from the coding sequence ATGGCAATCATAATAAATCTTGATGTTATGCTTGCCAAAAGAAAGATGCAGAGCAAAGAGTTGGCTGAAATTGTTGGTATTACATTGGCCAACCTTTCTATTCTCAAAACGGGTAAGGCCAAAGCGGTTAGATTCAGTACACTAGAGGCAATTTGTGAAGCTTTGGATTGCCAACCTGGTGATATTCTAGAATTTAAAACCGATGAAGAATAA
- a CDS encoding DUF2975 domain-containing protein → MRWNRMITSVCIFLLSLARVFTGVLGVAGLAFLVIGDTDNPLMFTVNDYQFEEAVIFKPNATYNGVSYDSVTVTPQTYAVLIEDVPISKYLMSSPVILIALVLFYFLSLIIKLLKSIEEREFFSLANVKRLRIIGLMVIGSAIIRWSYSMILDSFLRNNFEIEGFSKVSSSFLLNFDFLDSLWFLGLMILLVANAFEHGVRLKEEQELTI, encoded by the coding sequence ATGAGATGGAATAGAATGATTACCTCGGTTTGTATTTTCTTGCTGAGTTTAGCAAGGGTGTTTACAGGAGTGCTTGGGGTTGCTGGACTCGCGTTTTTGGTAATAGGAGACACCGATAACCCACTAATGTTTACTGTAAATGATTATCAATTTGAAGAAGCAGTGATTTTCAAGCCAAATGCCACTTATAACGGGGTTAGTTATGATAGCGTAACGGTAACACCTCAAACTTATGCTGTGTTGATTGAAGATGTTCCTATATCAAAGTATCTGATGTCTTCACCAGTTATTCTCATTGCTCTGGTACTCTTCTATTTTCTTAGTCTCATTATCAAGTTGTTGAAATCCATTGAAGAACGTGAGTTCTTTAGTTTGGCCAATGTGAAAAGACTGAGAATTATCGGCTTGATGGTGATTGGCTCAGCAATCATCCGATGGTCCTATTCAATGATACTAGATTCGTTTTTGAGGAACAATTTTGAAATTGAAGGTTTTTCAAAGGTGAGCTCCAGTTTCTTGCTTAATTTTGATTTCCTCGACTCACTTTGGTTTCTAGGGCTCATGATTCTTCTAGTGGCCAATGCTTTCGAACATGGTGTGAGATTAAAGGAAGAACAAGAACTAACCATCTGA